Proteins from a single region of Artemia franciscana chromosome 2, ASM3288406v1, whole genome shotgun sequence:
- the LOC136034892 gene encoding E3 ubiquitin-protein ligase wwp-1-like codes for MHKTQVCAALMLQETPCDEKFEIGFYLGGGAGENEFSVTLSSDVDSVKLTRNPTFVEATLSTIFDVTIEKNGFEIWQNFTVGCLVCLGRVLSCPYQFSLQLPENDPILEIRAQISDVSKLVRKFYIYKLNFNCKSQLGWFQEDLLVSRGLFKHIFIHKECFNLPAILDQSLGILGNSPNKGRLHEYMSLRKTLDICISRKNIEHSSFKVLMIQEHNGDFVKPLVVHFRGEIGEDISGLKREWLIELCNRITNPSFGLFQFADQLGSELCINKNCKAKSNHLQWFRFLGRVIALSVIHDCPCFPAFTKIFYKQFMSQEIEWSDLEYDKQFLQNLYFIKENDVDDLGLQFTVEEADDRYCKEMGLIEDGRFINVTNDNKKFYCDSMFSWKAGTSFIEEINGIIGGFNDVIPYELLSNSTAKQLKDSLVGLQNIDVKEWKDCTTYSDYKPDDKTITLFWEFVFSLGENDKRQLLKFWTGYENLPIGGFGSFSVVHYPGELEISRLEEDGLPESHVCSLSLQLPPYTNMETLAKRVRFAMNETKNFGKW; via the coding sequence ATGCATAAGACCCAGGTCTGTGCTGCTCTCATGTTACAAGAGACTCCATGTGATGAAAAGTTTGAAATTGGTTTTTATCTGGGAGGAGGTGCAGGGGAAAATGAGTTTTCAGTTACTCTTTCCTCAGACGTAGATTCGGTAAAATTAACACGCAATCCTACATTCGTAGAAGCTACACTTAGCACAATATTTGATgtaactatagaaaaaaatggatttgaaaTCTGGCAAAATTTTACGGTTGGATGCCTTGTTTGTCTTGGAAGGGTGTTGAGCTGTCCCTACCAATTTTCCCTTCAATTGCCTGAGAACGATCCTATATTGGAAATACGAGCCCAAATCTCAGATGTATCTAAATTAGTAagaaagttttatatatataaactcaACTTTAACTGCAAATCGCAATTAGGATGGTTCCAAGAAGATCTTCTGGTGTCAAGAGGACTGTTCAAACATATTTTCATTCATAAGGAATGTTTTAATCTTCCGGCAATTTTAGATCAGAGCTTGGGGATACTTGGTAATAGTCCAAATAAAGGGAGGCTACATGAATACATGAGTTTGAGAAAAACTTTAGATATTTGTATTAGTCGTAAAAATATAGAACACAGTTCGTTTAAAGTGTTGATGATCCAAGAACATAATGGAGATTTTGTGAAACCCCTTGTTGTGCATTTCAGAGGAGAAATAGGGGAAGATATTTCTGGTTTAAAAAGGGAGTGGCTCATTGAACTTTGCAATAGAATCACGAATCCTAGTTTTGGGTTATTCCAGTTTGCAGACCAGCTTGGAAGTGAACTTTGTATCAACAAAAACTGCAAGGCCAAGAGTAACCACTTGCAATGGTTCCGTTTTTTGGGAAGAGTGATTGCTCTGTCTGTGATACATGACTGCCCGTGCTTTCCAGCTTtcactaaaatattttataagcaGTTCATGAGCCAAGAAATCGAATGGAGTGATCTTGAATATGACAAACAATTCCTACAAAACTTGTACTTTATTAAGGAAAACGATGTTGATGATCTTGGATTACAATTTACTGTAGAGGAAGCTGATGATCGATATTGCAAAGAAATGGGACTAATTGAAGATGGACGGTTTATCAACGTAACtaatgataataaaaagttttactgTGACAGCATGTTTTCTTGGAAGGCGGGGACAAGCTTTATTGAAGAAATAAATGGTATAATTGGCGGTTTCAACGACGTAATACCCTACGAGTTGCTGAGCAACTCAACAGCTAAGCAGCTAAAAGATAGTCTAGTTGGGCTTCAAAATATTGATGTTAAGGAGTGGAAGGACTGTACGACTTATTCAGATTACAAACCTGATGACAAGACCATTACTTTATTTTGGGAGTTTGTATTTTCACTCGGAGAAAATGATAAGAGAcagcttttaaagttttggaCAGGGTATGAGAATCTTCCTATAGGAGGATTTGGGAGTTTTTCGGTGGTTCATTATCCTGGAGAGTTGGAAATAAGTCGCTTGGAAGAAGATGGGTTACCCGAAAGTCATGTGTGTTCTTTGAGTCTACAGCTGCCACCATATACCAACATGGAAACACTGGCTAAGAGGGTGAGATTCGCTATGAATGAAACAAAGAACTTCGGCAAATGGTAA